Sequence from the Miscanthus floridulus cultivar M001 chromosome 16, ASM1932011v1, whole genome shotgun sequence genome:
TAACTAGTGTAGCATTTTTAGGaaactttttagaactaaacacagccttaactatcctcggtaaaaaaaaaaagagagagaacaaAGCGGACGCTCAGCCGGAGATAACTGGGCTGACGCCACGGCGACCAGCTGCGAGGCGCGCCGACAGCCCAAAAAGCCCACACGCGCTCCGTGTACGTGCCTGCCACAGCCTCTGGAGGTTTACGTGCCTAGCTCGGCCTCGGATTCACGGAATTGGTTTTGGTGCACTAACCAAGGTGGAGATGAAATTTCAGAACGAGGCGTTTCTTTAACTTTACTCACTCTCTCCTTTCCAAAATAAATATCGTTACATGCCGaacaaactttcttaagtttgtgtCTTTGAAAAtaagtttactataaaaatatattcaacatactattatatatatatatatatatatatatatttgatcaaagttaaaagtgTTTGACTCCTTGAAAAGCGAGAACGATATTTATTTAGAGACGGAGAGAATATCTGTTATTTTACCAAATCGACTCAGTACTAAATCTACTCGGTGATACCAAATCACAATCCCTCCTCATGCGTCCACGTCTGATACAAATCATCCTCCACTGAAAGCTCACGCGTCCATGTCCTATCCTGTTTCAATACCAAGACTGGATCCACGCATTCACATCCGGTATGAAATTCTCGCAGCTCACGTGTCTGTGTGTCCAAATACTGAAGTTTAGTAATATATCTAGTTCAGATAATAAATATGAAAAAAcgaaaaaaatatatatgttaTACGGGCGCGGCGTTAGCGTGCCTACCGTGCTAGTTACTAACATTAGATAGCTTATTATGGTgtgccgtttttttttttttttgagagataGTACAGCCCAAGTGTAGTACAGTACAGGCCAGACCGTGATTCCAAGCGCGGCACATGGGCTTTCGTGGTTGATACGTACATGGGCCGATTAAAAATTCCAGCCCGAAATAATGGAACCCAGCCCAAACTCACCGTTATCTGCCGAGCCACCAGAAATCCAGGATTCAGGAGATGAGTCACGACGACTGACTTCGTGTTTCTCAGTAGTTGCTGCCATACATACCTGAACCGAACCCAATCGCCATGGCACGGAGCGTGGAGTAGTACTCCTGTGTGTTGACTTGCTGAGCCACGAGTGCCGGCTATGGTCAAAATCGCATCGAATCGAGCATGCATACACACGCAGGTTCAAATTCACATTCGCGAACAAAAGAAAGGAGTACGGAGTGGTCAATCCGATGGACTGAATTTGAATTCCGCGATGTACAAAATGCATGCGTGCTGGCGTGCCGCCCACCGTGCCACACCCTACACGTTCCGAGTTGCATTAAGCCGCGTGCAAAGCGTGCAACAAACCGCCCACACGCACCCCAAAAAAACGTTACACTTGCACCCCTACCGAAACAGACAGGCAGGCCTTCGTCAGTTTCATTTCCACACGAGACTAGTAGCTAGTTGTACTGGAACAAGGTGGTCCGCTCCGACCAGACCGCGGCCGCCTGCGCCGCCGGCGCGACGACGTCGAGCCGCCACGCGAGGAACTGCGGCGGTACAGCCTCGGCGTCCGTGACGTCGCACGGGAACGCCAGCCCATCGCAGCCGCCGTAAGGCACGGGCGCCGCCctcccggccgccgccgccggagcgccGTAGTGCGCCCGCTGCGCGAAGTAGCCGCACCCGCCCTggtccatggccgccgccgccgtcgccgctgtcGCCGTTGCCGCCGCACGCCGCTCCTCCTTCTTGAACCTGATGCCACAGGCGTTGCACAGGgactgcatgcatgcatcacgGACAGCAGATACGCATCGGTCAGCGAACTCGTATAGTAGGACAGGAGTATGCATGGCAAGCTCACGAATGCATTTGCATGGGGGTAGGGACGGGGACGACCAAAGTGTGTCCCGCTGGCATATATGGGAGACCGCGCTGGTTTTCAtctcagcccttgtttagttcgtgaaatttgaattttagggCCGTAacatcttcgtttttatttggcaaatagtatccaaacattgactaattaggcttaaaacgttcgtctcgcaatttcccaccaaactgtgcaattagtttttattttcgtctacttttaatgcttcatgcacgggccgcaaacattcgatgtgacaggtactgtaacaactttttggattttaggATCAACTAAGGGCTCATACAACAAATCAGCGATATGCAGCTATGGCTTGAAGGCcgtgaaaaaaaaaactgtcaGTGGCAGACGACACGACGCTGGCTCATGTCGTGCGTGTGACCGTGTGTCACGTGACAAGTTACGTCGTGATGCGATGCGATTCCTTCAGTATATGTCATGTTCACACGGCCTTGTTTGTTCATCCATTAGAATTTGCTAGTGCACTTAACAATCCCTAATTTTTGCTAGTATATGGAGTAGTTAGCATAATTTTAGTTGCATACTAGTATTAGTACACTGCAAGTGGTGCTCAGGATGAATGAAAACTGCATGGATGCTAGCTACTGCTAGAAGCCTTGTTTCAGCGTCGTTTGGGAAAGATTACAGGCGAGGAGAGGAGACGCAAAAGGCAAACCTTGGGGCCGCGAGGTCCGTTCCTCCACAGCGGCGTGGACGATGTGCCGCAGTTGGCGCAGCGGCGGTCCACGAGCATCGGGTCCTGCCCGTGCCCGGCGCAGGGCACGGCGGCGCTCTTgttcatggcggcggcggcggcggcggcagagggcCTACTGCCGCCctggcagcagcagcaacagcagtaggactgatcagcggcggcggcgacgtccCACGACGCCGACGCCAGGCATGCCGGCCGCTGCTTGGCGGTCATCGGCGGCGCGGCGCGAGGACGGCGTGCCGAGCGAGAGAGTGCAGTCGACGGAGCCCGTGGATGAGGAGGACGGGGACGAAGGGGAGGTGGTGACGGAGCTGTGGCTATCGTCATCGAACCCGTCCGCCGCCATCGCCACGTGCGCGAACTCAGCCTTGTTGTTGTGCAGCGGGAAGAAGAGCGAGAACGTGGTGGAAGCCGCCGCCATGGTGTCGGGGGCAGCGGCCGCGATGCTCTGGTGGTGGcggtgctgctgctggtgctggtggtggctGCTGGTGCAGTGGCGAAGCATGGTCCGCAGCGAGACCACAGTGCTGGGTTTtaaagcgaggcggcggcgccgAGGAAGAGGAGGAGATCTGGAACTGGGATACTGGGACGGGTGGTGGACGGCAGTGGTGCTAGTGCAGGAGCTCACAGCTAGGCGAGCCAGCACCAGGCAGGGCTAGCTAGGATTTATAGGATCAGATTCGCTGTGCAGAGGTCGATCTGCTCTGCTGCTCGCCTCGTTGATGCTGCCAGGAAattaaggtggtgtttaaatccaaaAGTTTCAGAAATGCTAAACAGCGCCCGGTCGTTTTTGTTGTTGCTGAGTAACCGTTTTTTGGCCGTTcgatgtgatttttttttttttgttctgcaGCGTCCCATCTGCTCTTTGTCACGTGCTGATGGGCCATCTGCTCTTTGTCACCTGCTGATGGGTTTGTTTATGTGACATGTGGGCCCA
This genomic interval carries:
- the LOC136511350 gene encoding LOW QUALITY PROTEIN: GATA transcription factor 15-like (The sequence of the model RefSeq protein was modified relative to this genomic sequence to represent the inferred CDS: inserted 2 bases in 1 codon), producing MLRHCTSSHHQHQQQHRHHQSIAAAAPDTMAAASTTFSLFFPLHNNKAEFAHVAMAADGFDDDSHSSVTTSPSSPSSSSTGSVDCTLSLGTPSSRRAXPMTAKQRPACLASASWDVAAAADQSYCCCCCCQGGSRPSAAAAAAAMNKSAAVPCAGHGQDPMLVDRRCANCGTSSTPLWRNGPRGPKSLCNACGIRFKKEERRAAATATAATAAAAMDQGGCGYFAQRAHYGAPAAAAGRAAPVPYGGCDGLAFPCDVTDAEAVPPQFLAWRLDVVAPAAQAAAVWSERTTLFQYN